AACCCACTCACCGATATTCGTGGCGTGATCGCCGATGCGTTCAAGAAACTGCGCGACCATCAGGAGCTGTGTCGCCTGTTCCACAGACGTCGGCGTCGACAGCATGAGTACGAGCAACTCGCGAAAAATCTGCCCATACAATCCGTCAACCTCGTCATCCCGCGTCGCTAGCGTCTCCGCCATCTGCACATCGCGGCGAATATACGCATTCAGGCCGTCTCTCACCATGCCCTGAACGATATGCGCCATGCGCGGTATGTCAATCAGCGGTTTTACCCACGGTTGCCGGTTGACCCGCAGCGCGACTTTGGCGATATCCACAGAGTGATCCGCCATTCGCTCAAGATCGGTGACCGCTTTCAAGACGGTCCCCAAAATGCGCAAATCCCCAGCCATCGGCTGCTGAAGCGCAATCAGGCGCAGCGATCTCGTCTCGATCTCAATTTCCATCCGGTCGATCTGATCGTCGCCTTCAAGAACTTCTTCAGCAAGTTTCGGGTCTTGATCCATGAGAGCGCGCACGGCTTTATAAATCGATTCTTCAACCAATGCGCCCATACGTAGCAAATCTTGCTGGAGGGTTTCTAAATCCTGATGAAATTGTCGTCGCGGTTCCATCCTAAACCCCTCCTGCCGTCTTCATCCTATCACGATATGATTTATTTTTTGTCAAGGTGTTGTAAAGATTCATGTTGCGCACCTCGATTTCCATTATCTCTAATTTTGAATTCGAATCAAATCAAAACTGCAAACACAACAAACTGAGCATCACATGTGATAAAAATAATCCTCGAAAATAATAAGTAACAACCTCTTGCAACTTTCTTGATGAAAGATTAACCTGTCTTTAATATCATAAATTTAAATCAATGAGGGACGTATCATGACTTCGATTGGCCAACGCATTCGCGAGTTGCGATTGAGTCGCGGCATGACGCAGACTCAATTGGCAAAAGACATTGTCACTCCAAGTATGATAAGTCAGATCGAGGCGGGAAAGGCGCAACCTTCATCTGCGCTCCTGAGAAAGATCGCCGAGCGACTTGACGCGATTAACGAATTGGAAGAAGTTACGCAAGACGAAGATGCAGTGCGCGCGCAAGGGATAGAGATCGCAAAGCTGTGCCTGGCGCTGGGACGCTTCGCCGAAGCCCAGGAAGTCTTATCTCAATGGGGAGATGAGATTCCAAACGTTGCCGATGTTTATTTTCTCCTCGGACAGATCTCTGAGGCGAACCGCCGCTTGGATGAAGCCTATTCGCGGTATCACACCGCCCTTTCACTCGCAAAAGAACAACACGTTGAACTTATGCCAGAGATACTAAAAAAAATCGGCGATCTGCACATGCTCCTGCAAGACCAAGAGACAGCCGCTTACCTGTACCGCAAAACCCAGTATGTAAGCGAAGAAATGCAGCTTCCACAAGGGATCCTGCAGTCCAAGGCTGACGTGCTTCTCTCTTCACTAAGATCCTTTCATGTGCCGCAGGGGTCAGGACAAACCCACGCGGATGATTCTGTCCTGACCCGCGAGAGTCCGTTTCCTGCACACCCCACGTTTGCGGCCTATGCAGACAAGATGCTCAGGGACACACTCGACGGATGGCGCAACCCTCCCTCGTCGGCGGGAACTACAAAAATCCAGCAAGTGGATCAACTGCGAACCCGTCTTGATGCACGGGCATGGATTTCGCTGTCACTCGACGCTACGATCCTCGCAGCCAAATCTGCGATTCAAAGCCAAAACCGCGACCAATGCAGCGCCTTCATGACACTCGCCAAGCATCAACTAGAACTTGCAGGAACGCCACAACAACAGTTGAGCTATGCGTTGCTTGAAGCTCTTTGGCAAGAGACATTTGGCAAAGATATCGACGCCGCGATAAAAAACATGCTTGAAACGTACGAAAAATGGCCAGACCCGCACGCTGAACGTGCAGAACACATGGTGAGATGGGTACAGGAGAGACCCGTTCAAGATCCGTTGAAAAAAACGGTTTTGACAAAGGCCTTTCAGGAGCAGCAAAGCCTTGGAAGATATGACGACATGACAAAAACCTCCAAGTTGCTTATCGAAACACTCCGCGCCTCTGACAATACGGATAAGATCCAGGATGTGCTTGCGTCCATGCGCGGTTAAGCGTCTCTCGTCTGAATTGCGAAAAACTGCAGGGCGTCGCCGACGAGTGACTGCGTCCCTGCAACGATCAACAGATCCTGCGGGCCTAGCGACTGACACGCCGCGCGCACGCTCTCTGCAAGGTTTGCGCATTCAAACGTCGTCCGATACTTTTGGGCATGCGCGCTTGCGTCCGCAGGAAATTCAAGATGCGGATTGGCAGCGCGCGTGATGACAAAAAATGAGGCGATCTCCGCAAAGGCTTCAATGACCCCTTTATAGTCCTTATCTCGCGGAACAGCGAGGATGACACCGACGCGGGGAGCCTCCGCCAATTTGGCCAGACGAACAATTTCTCGGGCGCTGTCGCGATGGATCGTGCCGTCAAGAAGCACCGCAGGCCTTCCGTCAGGCGTCCCCGGCAACCATTGTGCGCGCCCAGGAACCTGCACTTCTCGCATTGCGTCACGCCAGGATTCATTGCGCATCCCATCCTCTAAAAACAGCTCCACGGCAAAGCGCGCCACGGCTGCGTTCTCAACCGCATGCTCTCCGGGCATCGCCAGTTCAAAGTCGGACGAAGAACCATGCCTTGTCACGTAGCGAACGCGCGATCCCTCAATGGAGGATGTCAGGGTTTCTGTGTAAAAGTCCGTGCCACACATGTACAGCGGCACCCCTTGTGCTGTCGCCTCCTGCGAAAGGAGCGCTGCCACCTCAAGGGTTTGGCCCGCAGTTACAACCCACCGAACGCCATCCTTGATAATCCCTGCCTTTTCCCACGCTACATCATGCAGCGTAGGCCCTAACTGCTCTTTATGCTCAAGACGTATCGGCGTAAGGATTGCCAGATCCCCCCGCACTTGATTCACGTCGTCATGGCGCGCGCCGCGACCGAGTTCGAAGACATTGACGTCTGTATCGTTCAAAGCGAAATAGCGCGCCGCGACAGCCGCCAAAATGCCGACAGGTCCAATGTATGCACGGTCCGGAAGTTCTCGGCGAATCCGTTCAATCTCTGGAACAAGATCCGATAGAATCGCCATGAATTCATCCTCTGAAATCGCCTTGCCGTCAATTCGAATTCGCTCCGTGAAATCAACCATGTGCGGGCTTGTAAAAAGCCCCACTCTTTTGCCCTGCGATTGAAGAAGACGAGCAGTAAAGCGCGACGTCGTCCCTTTTCCTTTGCTTCCGGTGATTTTAATGGT
Above is a window of Ferroacidibacillus organovorans DNA encoding:
- the phoU gene encoding phosphate signaling complex protein PhoU, which gives rise to MEPRRQFHQDLETLQQDLLRMGALVEESIYKAVRALMDQDPKLAEEVLEGDDQIDRMEIEIETRSLRLIALQQPMAGDLRILGTVLKAVTDLERMADHSVDIAKVALRVNRQPWVKPLIDIPRMAHIVQGMVRDGLNAYIRRDVQMAETLATRDDEVDGLYGQIFRELLVLMLSTPTSVEQATQLLMVAQFLERIGDHATNIGEWVIYMVDGVRRDLNV
- a CDS encoding helix-turn-helix domain-containing protein, with the translated sequence MTSIGQRIRELRLSRGMTQTQLAKDIVTPSMISQIEAGKAQPSSALLRKIAERLDAINELEEVTQDEDAVRAQGIEIAKLCLALGRFAEAQEVLSQWGDEIPNVADVYFLLGQISEANRRLDEAYSRYHTALSLAKEQHVELMPEILKKIGDLHMLLQDQETAAYLYRKTQYVSEEMQLPQGILQSKADVLLSSLRSFHVPQGSGQTHADDSVLTRESPFPAHPTFAAYADKMLRDTLDGWRNPPSSAGTTKIQQVDQLRTRLDARAWISLSLDATILAAKSAIQSQNRDQCSAFMTLAKHQLELAGTPQQQLSYALLEALWQETFGKDIDAAIKNMLETYEKWPDPHAERAEHMVRWVQERPVQDPLKKTVLTKAFQEQQSLGRYDDMTKTSKLLIETLRASDNTDKIQDVLASMRG
- a CDS encoding bifunctional folylpolyglutamate synthase/dihydrofolate synthase, which codes for MFSSFHDSVAYLYQSYNDAKKKHYFGYDRETRTPHYTRILLDSIGAPDQNIKTIKITGSKGKGTTSRFTARLLQSQGKRVGLFTSPHMVDFTERIRIDGKAISEDEFMAILSDLVPEIERIRRELPDRAYIGPVGILAAVAARYFALNDTDVNVFELGRGARHDDVNQVRGDLAILTPIRLEHKEQLGPTLHDVAWEKAGIIKDGVRWVVTAGQTLEVAALLSQEATAQGVPLYMCGTDFYTETLTSSIEGSRVRYVTRHGSSSDFELAMPGEHAVENAAVARFAVELFLEDGMRNESWRDAMREVQVPGRAQWLPGTPDGRPAVLLDGTIHRDSAREIVRLAKLAEAPRVGVILAVPRDKDYKGVIEAFAEIASFFVITRAANPHLEFPADASAHAQKYRTTFECANLAESVRAACQSLGPQDLLIVAGTQSLVGDALQFFAIQTRDA